From one Lolium rigidum isolate FL_2022 chromosome 4, APGP_CSIRO_Lrig_0.1, whole genome shotgun sequence genomic stretch:
- the LOC124649323 gene encoding glycine-rich protein 2-like isoform X2, with protein MGDRVEGTVKWFNVTKGFGFITPSKGGDDIFVHQSAVKVVDGGYRSLNENDVVEYSVIEESDGRAKASDVTAPGGAALEGGSRPPSDGGGRGGGGGYGGGGYGGDRGGGGYGGGGGYGGGGGGGYGGGGGGYGGGGGGRGCYKCGEEGHISRDCPQGGGGGGGGYGGGGGGRGGGGGYRGGGGGGGGSGRGCYKCGEEGHISRDCTSRNY; from the exons aTGGGGGACAGGGTCGAGGGCACCGTCAAGTGGTTCAACGTCACCAAGGGCTTCGGCTTCATCACCCCCTCCAAGGGCGGCGACGACATCTTCGTGCACCAGTCCGCCGTCAAGGTCGTCGACGGCGGCTACCGCAGCCTCAACGAGAACGACGTCGTCGAGTACTCCGTCATCGAGGAGAGCGACGGACGCGCCAAGGCCTCCGACGTCACCGCGCCTGGAGGTGCCGCGCTCGAGGGCGGCTCACGCCCGCCCAGCGACGGCGGgggccgcggcggaggcggcggctacggtggtggcggctacggcggcgaccgtggcggcggcggctacggaggcggtggtggctacggaggtggcggcggcggcggctacggaggcggcggtggcggctacggaggcggtggcggcggccgtggGTGCTACAAGTGCGGCGAGGAGGGCCACATCTCCAGGGACTGCccccagggcggcggcggcggcggcggtggctacgggggtggcggcggcggcc gtggcggcggcggcggctaccgcggcggaggtggtggcggcggcggcagcggccgtggctgctacAAGTGCGGCGAGGAGGGCCACATCTCGCGCGACTGCACCAGCAGGAACTACTAG
- the LOC124649323 gene encoding glycine-rich protein 2-like isoform X3, with product MGDRVEGTVKWFNVTKGFGFITPSKGGDDIFVHQSAVKVVDGGYRSLNENDVVEYSVIEESDGRAKASDVTAPGGAALEGGSRPPSDGGGRGGGGGYGGGGYGGDRGGGGYGGGGGYGGGGGGGYGGGGGGYGGGGGGRGCYKCGEEGHISRDCPQGGGGGGGGGGGGGYRGGGGGGGGSGRGCYKCGEEGHISRDCTSRNY from the exons aTGGGGGACAGGGTCGAGGGCACCGTCAAGTGGTTCAACGTCACCAAGGGCTTCGGCTTCATCACCCCCTCCAAGGGCGGCGACGACATCTTCGTGCACCAGTCCGCCGTCAAGGTCGTCGACGGCGGCTACCGCAGCCTCAACGAGAACGACGTCGTCGAGTACTCCGTCATCGAGGAGAGCGACGGACGCGCCAAGGCCTCCGACGTCACCGCGCCTGGAGGTGCCGCGCTCGAGGGCGGCTCACGCCCGCCCAGCGACGGCGGgggccgcggcggaggcggcggctacggtggtggcggctacggcggcgaccgtggcggcggcggctacggaggcggtggtggctacggaggtggcggcggcggcggctacggaggcggcggtggcggctacggaggcggtggcggcggccgtggGTGCTACAAGTGCGGCGAGGAGGGCCACATCTCCAGGGACTGCccccagggcggcggcggcggcggcggtg gtggcggcggcggcggctaccgcggcggaggtggtggcggcggcggcagcggccgtggctgctacAAGTGCGGCGAGGAGGGCCACATCTCGCGCGACTGCACCAGCAGGAACTACTAG
- the LOC124649323 gene encoding glycine-rich protein 2-like isoform X1 yields the protein MGDRVEGTVKWFNVTKGFGFITPSKGGDDIFVHQSAVKVVDGGYRSLNENDVVEYSVIEESDGRAKASDVTAPGGAALEGGSRPPSDGGGRGGGGGYGGGGYGGDRGGGGYGGGGGYGGGGGGGYGGGGGGYGGGGGGRGCYKCGEEGHISRDCPQGGGGGGGGYGGGGGGRGCYKCGEEGHISRDCPQGGGGGGGGYRGGGGGGGGSGRGCYKCGEEGHISRDCTSRNY from the coding sequence aTGGGGGACAGGGTCGAGGGCACCGTCAAGTGGTTCAACGTCACCAAGGGCTTCGGCTTCATCACCCCCTCCAAGGGCGGCGACGACATCTTCGTGCACCAGTCCGCCGTCAAGGTCGTCGACGGCGGCTACCGCAGCCTCAACGAGAACGACGTCGTCGAGTACTCCGTCATCGAGGAGAGCGACGGACGCGCCAAGGCCTCCGACGTCACCGCGCCTGGAGGTGCCGCGCTCGAGGGCGGCTCACGCCCGCCCAGCGACGGCGGgggccgcggcggaggcggcggctacggtggtggcggctacggcggcgaccgtggcggcggcggctacggaggcggtggtggctacggaggtggcggcggcggcggctacggaggcggcggtggcggctacggaggcggtggcggcggccgtggGTGCTACAAGTGCGGCGAGGAGGGCCACATCTCCAGGGACTGCccccagggcggcggcggcggcggcggtggctacgggggtggcggcggcggccgtggatGCTACAAGTGCGGCGAGGAGGGCCACATCTCCCGCGACTGTCCTcagggcggaggtggcggcggcggcggctaccgcggcggaggtggtggcggcggcggcagcggccgtggctgctacAAGTGCGGCGAGGAGGGCCACATCTCGCGCGACTGCACCAGCAGGAACTACTAG
- the LOC124649389 gene encoding transcription factor MTB1-like: protein MKTEIEEEGTGGSWTQEDKSLCASVLGSDALAYLTKGGGAISEGLVAASVLVGLQNKLQDLVEADSQSLCWNYAIFWQLSRTKSGDLVLGWGDGSCREPHDNEMNSTAHSGIHDASSVTRQRMRKRVLERLHTAFGGADEEDYAPGIDQVTDTELFFLASMYFAFPRHVGGPGKVFATGAPLWIPNNPHKVSPSNYCYRGFLASAAGFRTIVLLPFETGVLELGSMQNVAESAEALETIRSVFLGASSKKAATENHQGNGSAQVSPGLAKIFGKDLNLSRPLSNTAAGPSKLDERSWDMQKHCGGESLLLPNVRKGLQNFTWSQARGLNSHNQKFGNGILVVKNEAAHRSNGAPHSPALSPFQVQKPLQILTQPPSQPQTPTHIDFSVGSSSKSGILTSQSALYDGENGSVDGFKEQGGHATDDRQPRKRGRKPANGRMEALNHVEAERQRREKLNQRFYALRAVVPNISKMDKASLLGDAITHITDLQKKLKEMETEREMFYESGTVDQRVRTPRPEIDIQVVRDEVLVRVMSPMDNYPIKNVFQAFEEAEVKVGESKIASNNGTVVHSFVIKSPGSEQQTREKLIAAMSRAMRPT, encoded by the coding sequence ATGAAGACGGAGATTGAGGAGGAAGGCACGGGAGGGTCCTGGACTCAGGAGGACAAATCCCTTTGTGCTTCTGTGCTTGGCTCAGATGCCCTTGCATATCTGACAAAAGGTGGTGGTGCCATATCTGAGGGTCTTGTAGCAGCGTCTGTTTTGGTGGGCTTGCAAAATAAACTCCAGGATCTGGTTGAAGCTGATAGCCAAAGCCTTTGTTGGAACTATGCCATCTTCTGGCAGCTCTCCCGCACCAAGTCTGGTGACCTTGTCCTTGGCTGGGGTGACGGATCTTGTCGGGAACCCCATGATAACGAGATGAACTCAACTGCTCACAGTGGTATTCATGATGCGTCTTCAGTGACCCGGCAGAGGATGCGTAAGCGGGTATTGGAGCGACTGCATACAGCATTTGGTGGGgctgatgaggaggactatgcTCCGGGAATCGACCAGGTGACTGACACTGAGCTGTTCTTCCTAGCATCTATGTACTTTGCATTTCCACGTCATGTAGGTGGCCCTGGCAAAGTGTTTGCAACAGGTGCACCCCTTTGGATTCCAAACAATCCGCACAAGGTTTCCCCGTCAAATTATTGCTATAGGGGATTCCTTGCAAGTGCAGCAGGATTTAGGACTATTGTTCTACTGCCATTTGAAACTGGTGTACTTGAGTTAGGCTCAATGCAGAATGTTGCTGAGAGTGCTGAAGCTCTGGAAACCATAAGGTCTGTGTTTCTAGGGGCAAGCAGTAAGAAGGCAGCAACTGAGAATCATCAGGGGAATGGCTCTGCTCAAGTATCACCTGGTTTGGCCAAGATTTTTGGGAAGGATTTGAATCTCAGTCGACCTTTATCCAACACGGCAGCAGGTCCATCAAAGCTGGATGAAAGGTCATGGGATATGCAGAAGCATTGTGGTGGTGAGAGCCTGTTGCTCCCCAATGTCCGTAAAGGTTTGCAGAACTTCACATGGAGTCAAGCTCGAGGCCTGAATTCTCATAATCAGAAATTTGGTAATGGTATACTAGTTGTAAAAAATGAGGCTGCACATCGCAGTAATGGAGCTCCACATAGCCCTGCATTGAGCCCGTTTCAGGTTCAGAAGCCACTGCAGATACTGACGCAGCCACCATCTCAGCCACAAACACCAACACATATAGATTTTAGCGTAGGCTCTAGTTCAAAATCTGGTATCTTGACTTCACAGTCAGCTTTGTATGATGGGGAGAATGGCAGTGTGGATGGCTTTAAGGAGCAAGGGGGGCATGCAACGGATGACCGGCAACCAAGAAAGAGGGGAAGAAAACCAGCAAATGGGAGGATGGAGGCACTTAACCATGTTGAGGCTGAGCGCCAAAGGAGGGAAAAGCTCAATCAGAGGTTTTATGCACTGAGAGCTGTTGTTCCCAACATCTCGAAAATGGACAAAGCATCTCTCCTGGGAGATGCCATAACGCACATCACTGATctccagaagaagctcaaagagatGGAGACGGAGAGAGAGATGTTCTATGAGTCTGGTACAGTAGACCAAAGGGTCCGAACACCTAGGCCAGAAATCGATATCCAGGTGGTCCGAGACGAGGTTCTAGTTCGTGTAATGTCTCCTATGGACAACTATCCGATAAAGAATGTGTTCCAAGCTTTTGAAGAGGCAGAAGTCAAAGTGGGTGAATCAAAGATCGCATCCAACAACGGCACTGTTGTGCATTCCTTCGTTATCAAGTCCCCTGGCTCTGAACAGCAAACAAGAGAGAAACTGATTGCTGCTATGTCTCGTGCAATGCGTCCCACGTAG